One region of Eurosta solidaginis isolate ZX-2024a chromosome X, ASM4086904v1, whole genome shotgun sequence genomic DNA includes:
- the LOC137235224 gene encoding uncharacterized protein, whose product MPKEVKRVSFSNVENVPTSSYKKSQVAECAGCKALDAKITNLQESVGNLKETILSLMSSQNTAVMTALADTKVVMSKLVQQDAAACSVRSYFPLSYAEDLFKINEKVVPENRTLFISTLRNLLQNSVNKNLHKVLSSAVIMDYNVDGTHGKKGLKEHAKFYSVFLESIISLTSNDEPEEQLRKAMQLHKKRVFQKKGGMAKAVKPLPERLD is encoded by the exons ATGCCAAAAGAAGTAAAGCGCGTATCCTTCAGCAACGTCGAGAACGTACCAACATCCTCTT ATAAAAAGTCACAAGTTGCAGAGTGTGCAGGTTGCAAGGCGCTGGATGCAAAGATAACAAATTTGCAAG AATCAGTCGGAAACCTGAAGGAGACCATTTTGT CCTTAATGTCTTCTCAGAATACTGCAGTGATGACTGCACTTGCAGACACAAAAGTGGTGATGAGCAAGTTGGTTCAACAAGATGCTGCAGCATGCTCAGTCAGATCTTACTTTCCTCTGTCGTATGCAGAGGATTTGTTTAAGATAAATGAAAAGGTTGTTCCTGAAAATCGgactttgttt ATTTCAACACTTAGGAACTTACTGCAAAATTCGGTGAACAAAAACCTTCACAAAGTCCTCAGCAGTGCAGTCATAATGGACTACAATGTTGACGGCACTCATGGGAAGAAGGGCCTTAAAGAACACGCAAAGTTTTATTCAGTTTTCTTGG AATCTATTATAAGTCTGACTTCTAATGATGAACCGGAAGAACAACTACGAAAAGCAATGCAGTTGCATAAGAAGCGGGTTTTCCAAAAAAAAGGCGGCATGGCGAAGGCAGTAAAACCATTGCCAGAAAGGCTGGATTAA